GGACATGAGCAAAATCGATAAAAAAGATTTTCGATAAAAAAGATTTGATGGAGAAGATACTGTTTATTTAAAATATATTTTGAAGTTTTGATTTCCCAGGTTCCAGTAATTATTCCCTGCCTGCATTTCGCTATACATACTAAGTTGACCGCTTTTAACATCAGTATAATAAATTGTATACTTATACAGCTTCTTCTTTCATTTATATTCTGAAAACGTCTACGATAATTATAGTCTTATAAGTTTTCTCTCCAGACATCAAACTTTGTCGTCGTTTAAAACAGTGTAGTCTGCCTGTACCTTTTTTCCTTACCTGAGTCCTTTTCCTTCTGAGGGTAATTTAGAATACCTATGAGTCTATCAATAAAACCGATTTGTCCTTTTCGTATTTTCTTCTTAGCCAGCTCGATATCGAACCAGCCTGCTCTGTCGACCTCTGGATACTTCCGTATTTTCCCGGAGTTTTTTGGCCACTTAAGCGTAAAGGTATTACTCACAATATTTGTTACATCCAGGTCTTTTTCAAGAGCCCATACGTGCACTATCTTGTTGCTGGATTGATTTAACTCTCCCAGATCAATAAAATTGCCATCAACCTCAAAACCTGTTTCTTCTTTAAATTCTCTTTTTGCTGTGTCCAGGGGGTTTTCATGCTCTTCGGGTAGCCCTTTAGGTATTGACCATACTCCATAGTCTTTTTTTGACCAGACTGGTCCACCTGGATGAACCAGCATTACTTCGAGTTTTTCATTCCTGAACCTGAATAAAAGAATGCCATTGCTATAAATACTCATTTTTCCACTCCCTCACCAAACTGCTCTGATCTTCCGGTTTCATAATAAACTTATAGGCGCTACTTTCTAAATGAAGCAGAACAGCCATTTAATAAGTTGTAAATAACTTATTGCTGCCTGTGTTTTACAATATGAACTGCTCCAAGCACTGCTGCAAGCATCCAGAAAGAGCTCACGAAAGGAGCACTTTTTGATTCCGGAATAGAAGTTGAATTTTCTTCTTGTTTACTTGCCGCTTCTATATTGTCTAATATTCCGGTATTGTTTGTCTTATCATTTGTTTGGTTAATTGTACTCAATAATTCTTCTAGAGTAGTATTTTCGGCGGGTGTTGTCGCTTTCCCATCATCGGTTAGTGTATATTTGCCGCGATAAAAATCTGTAACTATGAAATGTTCGTGACCGATATCCTTTGTATTCGGATTAGTATCTTTTCTCAGATAGAGCAAAACTTTTTCACTGGCATTGAAGCTTGGATCGGCGTCTGTAGTCATGCTAAAATCTCCAATCGTCCCACCGGTGACTCTTACAATAAGCTCTCTGGATGATAACGGATTTTTCAGGTATTCATCAACACTTATAACGATGTCAGTGTAAATAATGTCGTCAGGATATTCAATACTATAAAGTAATTTATGAGGTCGTTTTCCGTCTTCTGTATTCCATCTGGGTGGAAGTATTTCTTTAACTGTACCAATTACAATCGTATCAGAGTTATCTCTTATCTCCTCATGAGTGTATGGCACGAAGTCTATACATATGTTAATGCCAATGGGTTCATTGTTACTGCTTAAAGCATTTAATGTCAGCAAAGAAAGAGCCAAAACCAAAAAAATGCCATATTTTGTAATGTTTCTCATCGTACCACCTCGGGTATGGAGTCAAAATCAGGTTTGACTTCACACATTTGAAATTTTTAACTAACTTTAATAAATCTTTTCAAATCTTTACAATCTATTCCTCAAATTGACTTTCTCATTTATTTTAAAAATTGATAATTATTCTTGAATCTTTGATTGTTTGAGACTCTGGACAGAAAGACTATATAGGAGCGTATTTTCGCAAGTATAGTTCCATAATATGTCTAAAAATGAAGTATTAATGCAAACTAAATGCCAGTTAAATGCAGTAGAATTTGCAGCAAACTTGTGTCTTTTAGTAATAAAGAGTTATTGACTAATATCAAATATGTTTATTAAATCAGTGTATCATCTCAAGTAATGTAAAAAATAAGACTACCAGAACGAAAGCAGTGGGAATTGGATTCAAGGAGAGAGACCAAATATGTCAGAAGTAAATTTTAACTCCAAGGCTTTTACGTATGCAAAAAACTCATTGGTTCAAAAGTCAGCTTCCGAAATCCTTCTGAACCTATTATCAATTCAACCGGGAGAAGATGTCCTCGATCTGGGCTGTGGTCCAGGTCATATCACGAAGAAAATCGCACAGATTACAGACGGAAATGTAATGGGCATCGATATTTCTCCGGGCATGATAGAACAGGCGGTAAGCTCAAGTCAAGAGTTTACAAATTTAACCTATTCTGTGATGGATGCTGAAAATTTTGAGCTGCCTGTCAACTTTGATGTTATCGTCTGTAACTCGACTCTCCAGTGGTTTCAAAAGCCGGAAAAGGTACTAACTCGTTGTTTTAATGCACTTAAGCCAGGTGGTAGAATAGGGGTACAGGCTCCAGCTACACAGTTGTATTGTCCGAACTTTGTTGAAGCGATAGAGAAAATCCGTATGCATCCATATACACGAGAGATATTTAAACATTTTGAAAACCCATGGTTTTTCCTCGAGAGCAGAGAGGAATATGAACAGCTATTCAGGAACTGTGGGTTTGATATCATTTATAGTGAACTTCG
The genomic region above belongs to Methanosarcina horonobensis HB-1 = JCM 15518 and contains:
- a CDS encoding NUDIX domain-containing protein: MSIYSNGILLFRFRNEKLEVMLVHPGGPVWSKKDYGVWSIPKGLPEEHENPLDTAKREFKEETGFEVDGNFIDLGELNQSSNKIVHVWALEKDLDVTNIVSNTFTLKWPKNSGKIRKYPEVDRAGWFDIELAKKKIRKGQIGFIDRLIGILNYPQKEKDSGKEKRYRQTTLF
- a CDS encoding methyltransferase domain-containing protein, coding for MSEVNFNSKAFTYAKNSLVQKSASEILLNLLSIQPGEDVLDLGCGPGHITKKIAQITDGNVMGIDISPGMIEQAVSSSQEFTNLTYSVMDAENFELPVNFDVIVCNSTLQWFQKPEKVLTRCFNALKPGGRIGVQAPATQLYCPNFVEAIEKIRMHPYTREIFKHFENPWFFLESREEYEQLFRNCGFDIIYSELRDESNLFSLEQVYKIYQSGAENGYLNQSFYKVTLTDDYINIFRELVKEAIKEQSDNSGMIDLKFKRIYITAKKQ